The Euphorbia lathyris chromosome 4, ddEupLath1.1, whole genome shotgun sequence genomic interval AAACTCTGCAATACTAACTTACTAGTTAAAGTTTTGAGCTGCTACTGGTATAATGCTGTTCAAGCTTTCTTCttaagctactttattcttcTGCTAGTTTTGAGCTACTAAGTTCTTTCTTTTTGGGTGGCATGTGGAGTTCATGCATAGCTATTTTCTTTCAAGGGTTACTCGGCCAAAAATCAGATTTTATTTTCACCTCAAATAGTGTTTGCACATGAGTCAGTCAAACATATAATAATTTTGAGATTGGCTCAAAATACGCCTTGTTTTCTAGTGTTATAAATTCTCAGTGGCCTTAAATCTGTCAAGCCTTACTTTAGGCACCAAAAACTCGAAGATGATTCCTCAGGGCTGCAGAAATATACTGTTATCTTCTAGAAAGACGATTGTTATGAATAGTGTCAAGGAGTTACTTTTTGCCTTCTGAAACACCCAAGGGAGGGGTATACTTTTACCTTCTAGAAAGATGATTGTTATAAATAGTGTTAAGGAGTGTTACTTTTTGCCTTCTGAAACACCCAAGGGAGGGTGTTACACCGGCCTAACAGATTCAAATGTGACCGCTTACATTTTATGTTGCATCTCGTTTCATAGGACCATGAGTCCATGACATCTATGGCAATAGCTGATGTCATTTCTTGTGAAGTATGTGGAACTTCAGTGTTCTGTTAGTTATATGAAGTCACCTATGTAAGGGTCCAGAGAGCCTTGGTCGATGGGGAgaaactttgagttttgtggaGTATACTTATCAGCTTGACACCACATCCAATCTGAAACTTTAAATGGGTTAGTGGTTGCTTCCCAGTTATGTACCCTTCCCTCATCTCATTGCATGCCAACGATTCACACTTGCATGCCAACAATCTCCCCCTCAAGTGTGAGTCTCTTTCACATTGGCTTTGGGTTTGCTATCTCTCAAGCGGATATTTCTTTATTGAATATTGCAGCATCATACTCATCCTAAGCCGAACCATCAACCACCTGCTGCGTCATACTAATTTCAAACCAAACCATcggctttgataccacttgttaggCTCCAGGGAGAAACCCCGAGCTTTGTGAAGGGTACACTTGTAGGCTTGACACTACATCCAACCTAAAACCTTAAGGTAGTGGGCTAATGAGTCCTTCCTAATTATATACCCTTCAATCATCTCATATCGGTCCCATGTGGGGTTTCCAATACCAACTCACACTTGCCTCCCAACAGATTACCCTGTTACAGTTTAACAGCTTACGTTAGATAGAGCATACAACTTAGACGCTTAATTATTTTCTCTAgggctatgttgcacggacacggAAATAGACACGGGAAACGTTATTTCACGGACTCGGACACAGAGAAACGCAAATAAAGAGGAGTATCCGGGCAACATAGCTCTAAGGGTGGCAATTTCTGACATGATTTACAGATATAACTTGACCGACACGACACGGTTAACATGATGTACAGAGATAACATAACACAAATTTGACACGATAACCCGAAATTACATGCCtacttttttctctctctctcttcaaggTGCAAGTGGATGCATTGACAATACTGATAGACATGCATTTTCTTGCTGGTTGGAATCTATGCATTCACATAATCACCACCTCCATTGTGGTTCAACTGTATGCTGTACCTTTGCCATTGTTGTCACTATCTACTAATTGGGTCTGCAATCATAACTTGAGTTTATTCTTCTAGTGGTTACTGAAATTTCAATCGCTTTCTTTGAACAGGAAAGAAGTCATAGTCAACATTTCAGGAGCCGATCCTACAAAAGCGGCTTCAACAGATCATTAGCTCGAGTCTGGGAGTTTTCTATCAACATCCAGAGTTGGAAATGTCAACAAACGGATTCAGATTTGAAGCTTTATAACGTTAAGATGATTAGTTTGCAGTTTGTATTGTATGTGTATATATCTATTGTTGTAAACATTATTCAGTGTAAATTATGAGTTCTGCTCGAGTCTGTAATTCCGAATACTGTTGTTGCCTTAAGACTTTAACACTCTCCTCTCTTAGGCATCTTGTTCTGATTGTTAAATATGTATTTAGGTTGTATCTTAATCAATAATTTTATGTTGATTAAGTCTCCGTTTGGTGGTTCTTTTTGTTGCTCGTTTTTGTTGGATCGTTCATAGATTGTTCCCAAATATAGATACAAGTTAGGTCGTGTCAACTCAGCATAAATCTCAAGGTTGACACGATTAGAGCATGAGTTATATCATCTCAGGGTTGACACGATTAGAACACGAGAATTTTGATTAGAACACGAAGGAATGTGTGGAAGTTGACTGATACCCTCTTACATTTTTGGTTCTGATGTGTGGAATTTTTGCAAGTAGTCAAAGCACTAAATCACTGTTGTAAAATTGTAATAATAAGTAATTTCACTTTGTAGATGAGAGAGTGAATGCAAATCTTTGGATTCTAATTGCAACTGCTGCTTGTGGGGTTGAATACATCATTAACCAGATGCTTATTGCAAGGCACTTTAGGGGTTTTGTGATTTCTAGTTGTACTGCAAcacttaaagaaaaaaaaaactttgcaCAGTAAATTCATCTAGAAACAAGAATAGATCAAGAAATTACCGGTATAATTATTCATGAATTAGCAAAATGGTAAAAGGATGTGAGGGTGGATTCAACGATAAGGAAACAGATTCTTATAATACTTACATTTGGATTTTATTCTTATTATGGTTGTTGGAATCTCCATAGGTGGAGCAGTAGAGCTAGAGATACCCTCTTACCCCATTTTTTCTCGTTCAGCCTATAAATATGCTTAAAATTGATCTAATACCtatttaaatttgtttaaagaaATTTATTCTCCTCTTGAACTTGTTTAGAGTGACCCTTTTGaccttgcttaaagtgatataaGCTAAGTGTCTGTTTGGTTCTCCTTTTTGTTATCTCCAAACATTACATCAGTtatctgaaaattctctctTCTCCTATCATACTTGAACTTAACAATTTCCATCCATATAAATCTCTATTTAGTCCTCCTTTTTGCTATCTATATGCGTTTCACCCATCCACCGGAAAATTCCCTATGCCGCTATTTTACGTTATTTTGAAAGGAAAATCAGCCATTTTACgttattttgaaagaaaaatcaactaacatTTACATCTTATGAACAGTAACCGGTAAACCAAACAACCTCTAAAAATCAAAACTTTTCACAGAATTTCCCATAGAACACTTGATTAAGAACATCAAAATTAGAATATATATGGGAATTGAGTAGAATCATTGTTACACATTCCATCTTGAGTACTTAAAAGCTCAGATGAATCATGGCTAAAACTATGATCAACAAAACCACCACCACCACAACCAGAAAATTCATCAACACCAGACATATAATTACTATAAACATGACCATCCAAAACACTACCAGAACCAGAACCAGAACCAGAAGCAGCACCAGCAGCAGGAGCGACCCGTGCGAGCCGAGCTCGAGCCATGGCTAGATCAAACTCAAGCTCAACCATTTTAGATTGAAGAAAAGCTATAGCACCAATGCAGCCATAGACAGGATCTTGGAGCCGAGCTTCAGCTTCATAAGCCAAAGAATTGACAGTGTCTTCTCTCTGCTGTTCAGGAACTTCAATGAGGATCTTGCTGACATTACTTGCACCAAAAACTTTGTGTACTTTGGCGAATTTCTTGGGCTCGTCGGAGCGGAAATAGGGGGCGAATATGCAGTCCGGAATGCACCTTCTCTTCAATAACTTGCAGGCTGCACATGATGAACTTGAACGAGGCTCGTAGCTCCTCATTTTTGCTTCATATCATATCCACAAATGCCTAGCTACTTGCCTTTtatctttcttcctttaaatagaCCCTTTTCAGATACGAATGCGGATAAATATTgaagttttttgtttttcaacaatTCGGCCTATTAGCTCAGTTGGTTAGAGCGTCGTGCTAATAACGCGAAGGTTGTAGGTTCGAGACCTGCATAggccattttttcattttttcccggccattttttcatttttttccacTTTTGTAAAAATTATAGATCGGATTTTTATACATTTCATTCTATTTTCGAAATACAACCCTCTTAATATTGATAGTtgtgagcaattttacccttaatttttaaaattggccattttttcattttttcccacttttgtaaaaattataaaacggatttttttacattttattctaTTTTCGAAATACAACCCTCTTAATATTGATAGTtgtgagcaattttacccttaatttttaaaattgtgcaattttacttgTAACATTGGaacagtggcggatccaggaatCGACGTCTGAGGGGCTAATTTTAGTCCGATTATAAATTTTTCGAAGTCCAGCCTGTTAGGGATGGACAAATTTTTTTAACCTTCTAGCACACTTAAactttatggtttttgtatgttagctaaaaattgtaacattttcacatttttttatttttagttataattttttttttataattttcataaaatttaatttagaaattaagttaattgaATGTCCAAAGtaagaaattgattttttttatagaaaattaatttgttttatagaaaatagataataaattcttaaaaaaagagatataataaaaataacttcatataaaacaaaaaataagctTGGTGTCAACTACTTTAAACTTTTGAGATAATACTGTAtagattaaatatattctaatatTTGGGGGGCTACATGGGACAAAAATAACGGTACTCAAGGGCGGAGCCGATGGCCGTGGGGGCTTCGGCCCCCGCGGGCTCTAGGCTGGATCCGCCACTGCATTGGaaaacaatatcaattttacctATAATTTTGGCAGATTAGGTCATTAAAAAGCACATATATTCTATTCCCGCACTCTGCTTTAATTGCGTATCAGTTTTTTTCCTGAAAACAAaaagttttacattttttataattttataatagaatttgagataaatatatttttaaatttgataaaacatttggatttttatttttttataacaattcGGCCTATTAACTTAGCTGGTTAGAGCGTTGTGCTAATAACGCGAAGGTTGTAGGTTTGAGATTTGCATGaccattttttgaattttttttcacttttaaaGATAAATGAcctttgtaaaaaaataattataaaagggatttttttttaaaatttattctatttttgaaaTACATTTATTTACGAAATAAGGTAAAAAACACTCTTAATATTGATAGCtgtgagcaattttatccttaatttttaaaattgtgcaattttactcgtAACATTGGAAAACTATATCAATTTTACATATAATTTGGCAGATTGGGTCATTAAAAACACAGATATTCTATTTCCGCACTCTGCTTTAATTGcgtatcatttttttttctgaaaacaaaaaattttacatttttttataattttataatagaatttgagatagatatattttaaaatttgataaaacaattggatttttattttttttcttcacaaTAATTTGGCCTCTTAGCTCAGCTGGTTAGAGCGTCGTGCTAATAACGCGAAGGTCGCAGGTTCGAGACCTGCATGGGCCACTTTTTCgtctttttttgtttatttttcaaCTTATAAAGATAAATGAcctttgtaaaaaaataattataaaagggatttttttaaaatttattctaTTTTCGAAATACATTTATTTACGGAATAAGGTAAAAAACACTCTTAACATTGATAGTtgtgagcaattttatccttaacttttaaaattgtgcaattttacttgTAACATTGGaaagcaatatcaattttacctATAATTTTGGCAGATTGGGTCAataaaaaacacatatattctATTCCCGCGCTCTACTTTAATTGCgtatcagttttttttttctaaaaacaaaagttttacatttttttataattttataatagaaTCGGAGAATACATTTATTTACGGAATAAGGTAAAAAACACTCTTAATATTGATAGTtgtgagcaattttatccttaacttttaaaattgtgcaattttactcgtAACATTGGaaagcaatatcaattttacctATAATTTTGGCAGATTGGATCACTAAAAAACACAGATATTCTATTCCCACACTCTGCTTTAATTGcatatcattttttttctaaaaacaaaagttttatatttttttatatttttataatagaaTCAgagataaaatatttttaaatttgataaaacatttggattttttaatttttttcttccaactcgtacaaaacacagtataattttgtattttttcttgtGTATACATGTGTTCTGTTACTGATTAGTCATCTGCAGTGGATATAACAAAATTCATGACTAAGAatataatttgataaattattactCAAATATATCACTATTAGAAAATTGCTTCTAACGGTGAACATTATCTCTATTTACTATTATTGAACTTTTTCTTATAGCTTTCTCtgtatttataataattttaaaaatgctATGGGTCCAAATAATTGAAGATGGGTGAGTTTTTCAGATGAGATGTGATAGTTGATGAATAAGGACTACAAGATATTAATTTCATtacatgtatatattttatttatgcaCAAGAAACATcctaagaaaaaagaaaaaaaaaacattgccTTTAATTCAAGAAGTAAAGAATATGGCCCTATCCACAAGATTTAAAAGAAACCATGAATTTGTCAAAATTGAAAAGACCATTGGGAATCTCTCATCCATTGGTGGAGCCacttgaattatcaataaaataaaataaaaaataataatttattttctttattaaaaatataacaaaaagaATAATTGTGTCACTTCGAGTAAGTCATAATTTTAAAGGATGGCGACGATGTATAAATGAACCGAATTTCACATCGAAAATAAAGAGGAGTGATTGTAATATATTAGTAAGATGGATTTCCAATATATATAAACGTGGTTTAAAGTCACGAGGTtcaaaaagttatatttgagctAAAGTGAAAAATATTTACATGATATTGGATCAAGTTGTTATAATTTGTATCAGGGTCGACTCATCATGTACGGTGTGTTGGTTTATGGATGAACTAGACGGAAGCTGGTGGGACTGTAATTGTTAAAATGAGAAGTTTCAAGATGAAGATTATTAGAAGTCACAATCGTAAAACCAACTAAAACAGAAGtctaattaacaaattaattaGTTGTGTGTTACCTAACAACCTTTGCCAAATTCTATGATCAAATGCTATTTCCAGCAAataacaaggaaagagaaattACACTATCAATAAGGAATTCTCCATTTCTATTCTTTTCTTAAACCCTCGATTATGTGCCCATCTGAAAAGGTTTAGCTTGTCTGTGTATCAAAATTGATATAGTACCTAAATTGGCTCTTTAACCCCTTTTAGGCTAGGTAAAGTGGAAACCATATATCATAGGATATGTCCATCTAAGAGTTGGCTGCATGTGTTACCTCCGGTTGGAGATGTGGCCTCATTCGATCTAGCTCTTTCTTTACAAGAATCAAACATGGAATGTTTAGATGTAACTTCTTATCATCTTCCTTAGGATGTTCTTTGCTATTAGCAGAATCAACACACTAAACATGtatttctacttgtatataaacaaagtttaaatgatATGGAAAATTAATCTCtatattataaataaagaaACAATTCTATTGTGAATTCTTTTATCCATTTTTATCATAGCATCGGAGCTATGGTTGGTAGAAGAAGGAGAATAAATCAAACTTCACAAATTGTTGTGGAAAGAAGAGGTTTTGACATAGATTCAGagattaaagatgaagaatatatagtgtgaagaattagaagatatgAAGAAACCATCAACCAAATATGAATCAATGAGCGAATCAGACTCATTCATATTCATCTTGTTATATTCATGAAAACTTTGGTGTTTTTCTAGTAAGCACGTTATTCACTCATGACAAGAACTATGGTTTATGTTCAATTTAAGATATCACAAGATAAATGGATAATGGCATATTTTATACAATAGGTTACATTGGATCATATCTTTCATATAAACTGGATAGTCATAATGCCTTGCTAGAGACCACTTATGACTTGTAAGATAAAAGCGTATTTGACATACTGCTAATTTTATATGAA includes:
- the LOC136226945 gene encoding LOB domain-containing protein 21-like translates to MRSYEPRSSSSCAACKLLKRRCIPDCIFAPYFRSDEPKKFAKVHKVFGASNVSKILIEVPEQQREDTVNSLAYEAEARLQDPVYGCIGAIAFLQSKMVELEFDLAMARARLARVAPAAGAASGSGSGSGSVLDGHVYSNYMSGVDEFSGCGGGGFVDHSFSHDSSELLSTQDGMCNNDSTQFPYIF